A genome region from Anastrepha obliqua isolate idAnaObli1 chromosome 4, idAnaObli1_1.0, whole genome shotgun sequence includes the following:
- the LOC129243494 gene encoding uncharacterized protein LOC129243494 isoform X2, with the protein MAEKVESSSVAASTTDTSSLPPREKPHSMNKLCRQVSIESPGPVVKNCVFNFFVPIEDTPPQGARIKIVYAGACYRRRDRSASITSISSVSSDLSDYCPNLPTQSSPAHPMRENPTHQGIREGSIYAGYEVAGVIESLGSEITNNYGLRIGQRVVVYPFDEAPAGYAELMVVPDLKYVVPIPDNLPLSVAALLPTGALLAMNAVFKAYEVVTELSKKRPAEEADKKFKVLIVGTGGLALWAVRIATHHFESTGANNYVDITVASLRDEGFRLATEIENVSVVQWNECLYEPQLIERTKDVCGGPVDVVIDFGTTSRSLHRSMHCLTKGGVVLISEDVAEKLLPKFSRLAMECQQEIIPISNGTVEQLHGLVQLVANKTIEPIPHSVFPCEQAAEVVQKLCNSEIPGRALLKFHDIE; encoded by the exons TGAGTCCAGCTCTGTAGCCGCATCGACCACAGATACCTCGTCACTACCACCCAGAGAGAAACCACACAGCATGAACAAACTCTGTCGTCAAGTGTCAATTGAATCACCCGGTCCAGTGGTGAAGAATTGTGTCTTCAATTTTTTCGTACCTATTGAGGATACACCACCACAAGGTGCCCGCATAAAGATAGTATACGCTGGTGCCTGTTATCGTCGTCGTGATCGTTCAGCCTCAATCACCAGCATATCGTCTGTGTCGTCAGATCTTAGCGACTATTGTCCGAATTTGCCCACTCAGTCGTCACCTGCACATCCAATGCGCGAAAATCCCACGCATCAAGGCATACGTGAGGGTTCCATTTATGCTGGCTACGAAGTGGCCGGTGTTATCGAGTCTCTTGGCTCTGAAATCACAAATAACTATGGCCTACGTATTGGTCAACGTGTAGTGGTCTATCCATTCGATGAGGCACCAGCTGGTTATGCTGAATTAATGGTGGTACCCGATCTCAAGTATGTAGTGCCGATTCCTGATAATTTGCCATTGAGCGTTGCCGCCCTATTGCCAACTGGTGCTTTGCTGGCGATGAATGCCGTTTTCAAGGCTTACGAAGTGGTAACCGAATTGTCAAAGAAGCGCCCGGCTGAAGAGGCGGATAAGAAGTTCAAAGTGCTGATTGTAGGTACCGGCGGGTTGGCGTTGTGGGCTGTGCGTATCGCTACACATCACTTCGAATCGACTGGCGCCAATAACTACGTCGACATTACTGTAGCCAGTCTGCGGGACGAGGGTTTCCGTTTGGCCACCGAAATCGAAAA TGTCAGTGTAGTTCAGTGGAATGAGTGTCTCTATGAACCACAGCTCATCGAGCGTACCAAAGATGTGTGCGGTGGGCCCGTGGATGTCGTTATTGATTTCGGCACAACCTCACGCAGTTTGCATCGCTCTATGCATTGCCTGACTAAG GGTGGTGTTGTGCTTATAAGTGAAGATGTTGCTGAGAAATTGTTGCCTAAATTTTCGCGCTTGGCTATGGAATGTCAGCAGGAGATTATACCCATATCAAACGGCACAGTGGAGCAGCTGCACGGGCTTGTGCAATTAGTTGCGAACAAAACG ATCGAACCGATACCTCATTCAGTGTTCCCCTGCGAACAAGCAGCAGAAGTCGTACAGAAATTATGCAACTCGGAAATACCCGGTCGCGCATTACTAAAGTTTCATGATATCGAATAA
- the LOC129243494 gene encoding uncharacterized protein LOC129243494 isoform X1 gives MPVDICSCPQFSLDPESSSVAASTTDTSSLPPREKPHSMNKLCRQVSIESPGPVVKNCVFNFFVPIEDTPPQGARIKIVYAGACYRRRDRSASITSISSVSSDLSDYCPNLPTQSSPAHPMRENPTHQGIREGSIYAGYEVAGVIESLGSEITNNYGLRIGQRVVVYPFDEAPAGYAELMVVPDLKYVVPIPDNLPLSVAALLPTGALLAMNAVFKAYEVVTELSKKRPAEEADKKFKVLIVGTGGLALWAVRIATHHFESTGANNYVDITVASLRDEGFRLATEIENVSVVQWNECLYEPQLIERTKDVCGGPVDVVIDFGTTSRSLHRSMHCLTKGGVVLISEDVAEKLLPKFSRLAMECQQEIIPISNGTVEQLHGLVQLVANKTIEPIPHSVFPCEQAAEVVQKLCNSEIPGRALLKFHDIE, from the exons TGAGTCCAGCTCTGTAGCCGCATCGACCACAGATACCTCGTCACTACCACCCAGAGAGAAACCACACAGCATGAACAAACTCTGTCGTCAAGTGTCAATTGAATCACCCGGTCCAGTGGTGAAGAATTGTGTCTTCAATTTTTTCGTACCTATTGAGGATACACCACCACAAGGTGCCCGCATAAAGATAGTATACGCTGGTGCCTGTTATCGTCGTCGTGATCGTTCAGCCTCAATCACCAGCATATCGTCTGTGTCGTCAGATCTTAGCGACTATTGTCCGAATTTGCCCACTCAGTCGTCACCTGCACATCCAATGCGCGAAAATCCCACGCATCAAGGCATACGTGAGGGTTCCATTTATGCTGGCTACGAAGTGGCCGGTGTTATCGAGTCTCTTGGCTCTGAAATCACAAATAACTATGGCCTACGTATTGGTCAACGTGTAGTGGTCTATCCATTCGATGAGGCACCAGCTGGTTATGCTGAATTAATGGTGGTACCCGATCTCAAGTATGTAGTGCCGATTCCTGATAATTTGCCATTGAGCGTTGCCGCCCTATTGCCAACTGGTGCTTTGCTGGCGATGAATGCCGTTTTCAAGGCTTACGAAGTGGTAACCGAATTGTCAAAGAAGCGCCCGGCTGAAGAGGCGGATAAGAAGTTCAAAGTGCTGATTGTAGGTACCGGCGGGTTGGCGTTGTGGGCTGTGCGTATCGCTACACATCACTTCGAATCGACTGGCGCCAATAACTACGTCGACATTACTGTAGCCAGTCTGCGGGACGAGGGTTTCCGTTTGGCCACCGAAATCGAAAA TGTCAGTGTAGTTCAGTGGAATGAGTGTCTCTATGAACCACAGCTCATCGAGCGTACCAAAGATGTGTGCGGTGGGCCCGTGGATGTCGTTATTGATTTCGGCACAACCTCACGCAGTTTGCATCGCTCTATGCATTGCCTGACTAAG GGTGGTGTTGTGCTTATAAGTGAAGATGTTGCTGAGAAATTGTTGCCTAAATTTTCGCGCTTGGCTATGGAATGTCAGCAGGAGATTATACCCATATCAAACGGCACAGTGGAGCAGCTGCACGGGCTTGTGCAATTAGTTGCGAACAAAACG ATCGAACCGATACCTCATTCAGTGTTCCCCTGCGAACAAGCAGCAGAAGTCGTACAGAAATTATGCAACTCGGAAATACCCGGTCGCGCATTACTAAAGTTTCATGATATCGAATAA
- the LOC129243494 gene encoding uncharacterized protein LOC129243494 isoform X3 has protein sequence MNKLCRQVSIESPGPVVKNCVFNFFVPIEDTPPQGARIKIVYAGACYRRRDRSASITSISSVSSDLSDYCPNLPTQSSPAHPMRENPTHQGIREGSIYAGYEVAGVIESLGSEITNNYGLRIGQRVVVYPFDEAPAGYAELMVVPDLKYVVPIPDNLPLSVAALLPTGALLAMNAVFKAYEVVTELSKKRPAEEADKKFKVLIVGTGGLALWAVRIATHHFESTGANNYVDITVASLRDEGFRLATEIENVSVVQWNECLYEPQLIERTKDVCGGPVDVVIDFGTTSRSLHRSMHCLTKGGVVLISEDVAEKLLPKFSRLAMECQQEIIPISNGTVEQLHGLVQLVANKTIEPIPHSVFPCEQAAEVVQKLCNSEIPGRALLKFHDIE, from the exons ATGAACAAACTCTGTCGTCAAGTGTCAATTGAATCACCCGGTCCAGTGGTGAAGAATTGTGTCTTCAATTTTTTCGTACCTATTGAGGATACACCACCACAAGGTGCCCGCATAAAGATAGTATACGCTGGTGCCTGTTATCGTCGTCGTGATCGTTCAGCCTCAATCACCAGCATATCGTCTGTGTCGTCAGATCTTAGCGACTATTGTCCGAATTTGCCCACTCAGTCGTCACCTGCACATCCAATGCGCGAAAATCCCACGCATCAAGGCATACGTGAGGGTTCCATTTATGCTGGCTACGAAGTGGCCGGTGTTATCGAGTCTCTTGGCTCTGAAATCACAAATAACTATGGCCTACGTATTGGTCAACGTGTAGTGGTCTATCCATTCGATGAGGCACCAGCTGGTTATGCTGAATTAATGGTGGTACCCGATCTCAAGTATGTAGTGCCGATTCCTGATAATTTGCCATTGAGCGTTGCCGCCCTATTGCCAACTGGTGCTTTGCTGGCGATGAATGCCGTTTTCAAGGCTTACGAAGTGGTAACCGAATTGTCAAAGAAGCGCCCGGCTGAAGAGGCGGATAAGAAGTTCAAAGTGCTGATTGTAGGTACCGGCGGGTTGGCGTTGTGGGCTGTGCGTATCGCTACACATCACTTCGAATCGACTGGCGCCAATAACTACGTCGACATTACTGTAGCCAGTCTGCGGGACGAGGGTTTCCGTTTGGCCACCGAAATCGAAAA TGTCAGTGTAGTTCAGTGGAATGAGTGTCTCTATGAACCACAGCTCATCGAGCGTACCAAAGATGTGTGCGGTGGGCCCGTGGATGTCGTTATTGATTTCGGCACAACCTCACGCAGTTTGCATCGCTCTATGCATTGCCTGACTAAG GGTGGTGTTGTGCTTATAAGTGAAGATGTTGCTGAGAAATTGTTGCCTAAATTTTCGCGCTTGGCTATGGAATGTCAGCAGGAGATTATACCCATATCAAACGGCACAGTGGAGCAGCTGCACGGGCTTGTGCAATTAGTTGCGAACAAAACG ATCGAACCGATACCTCATTCAGTGTTCCCCTGCGAACAAGCAGCAGAAGTCGTACAGAAATTATGCAACTCGGAAATACCCGGTCGCGCATTACTAAAGTTTCATGATATCGAATAA